One stretch of Thermanaerosceptrum fracticalcis DNA includes these proteins:
- a CDS encoding IclR family transcriptional regulator, translating to MAKIKKQDTEGKFYVQSINRALTIVDELSKASHGLSLSEIAEKIDLPVSTVYRIVQNLVAWDYIRERDDGNYVLGFTLLALGNKVQDNLEIRNIAQKYMEQLNRETKETIYLAVLDKKNGEIIYVDKMESLRNIKLAASVGTRNYIHSTANGKCLVSRLSDEKIKELLSIKGMTALTEKTITSLPKFLEEIRKVRQNGYAVDDLENEPGVRCVAAPIIDYNKNVVAALSISGVESNISMESIEQVYSKLVKEAALKISQQLGYRPD from the coding sequence ATGGCCAAAATAAAAAAACAGGATACAGAAGGTAAATTCTATGTGCAATCTATTAACCGTGCCCTTACTATAGTCGATGAACTCAGTAAAGCAAGTCATGGTTTAAGTTTGAGCGAAATAGCCGAAAAAATAGACCTGCCCGTCAGTACAGTGTATAGAATAGTGCAGAACCTTGTAGCCTGGGATTATATCAGGGAACGGGATGATGGCAATTATGTGCTGGGTTTCACCCTGCTGGCTCTCGGTAATAAGGTCCAAGATAATTTGGAAATACGGAATATTGCCCAGAAATACATGGAACAATTGAACAGAGAAACTAAAGAAACTATCTATTTAGCTGTCCTTGATAAGAAAAACGGGGAAATTATCTATGTGGACAAAATGGAAAGCCTTCGTAACATTAAGCTTGCTGCCAGTGTGGGTACACGCAACTATATCCATTCCACGGCCAATGGAAAGTGTCTTGTTTCCAGGTTAAGTGACGAGAAAATTAAAGAATTGCTTTCTATAAAAGGGATGACGGCTCTTACTGAAAAGACTATTACAAGCTTGCCAAAATTCTTGGAAGAGATCAGGAAAGTGCGTCAAAATGGCTATGCCGTTGACGACTTAGAAAATGAGCCAGGGGTACGCTGTGTGGCGGCTCCCATTATTGACTATAATAAAAATGTAGTGGCTGCTTTAAGTATTTCCGGGGTGGAGTCAAATATCTCTATGGAAAGCATAGAGCAAGTCTATAGTAAGTTGGTTAAAGAGGCGGCATTAAAGATTTCGCAGCAATTGGGATATCGTCCAGATTGA
- a CDS encoding tripartite tricarboxylate transporter substrate-binding protein → MQLGLPPSSKARRKPNFLCRAGFTGLFLIFNGAAPAVTDLVGGHIQAATVSPAEVQSQVKAGQLKMLAVMSPERNPNFPDVPTFKELDYDINFGTWRGLAVPKGTPDNVKKVLAGAFKKGYDSQEFQDFAKKAGLGLAYAPADKFKEFLDSLSKDVFSHLFSNWAGTNEPDFNCSPGHNPLRYFAAPCRVYYHE, encoded by the coding sequence GTGCAACTAGGGCTTCCGCCGTCGTCCAAGGCTAGGCGCAAGCCGAATTTTCTTTGCAGGGCCGGTTTTACCGGCCTCTTTTTGATATTTAACGGTGCTGCACCTGCCGTTACTGACCTGGTAGGCGGCCATATTCAGGCCGCGACGGTGAGTCCTGCCGAAGTTCAGAGTCAGGTTAAAGCCGGTCAGTTAAAAATGCTTGCTGTCATGAGTCCCGAGCGTAATCCCAATTTCCCCGATGTCCCTACCTTTAAGGAATTAGATTATGATATCAATTTCGGTACCTGGAGAGGTTTGGCCGTTCCTAAAGGCACTCCGGACAATGTGAAGAAGGTGTTAGCCGGCGCCTTTAAGAAAGGTTATGATTCTCAGGAATTCCAGGACTTTGCTAAGAAGGCCGGCCTCGGTTTAGCTTATGCTCCTGCCGACAAGTTTAAGGAATTTCTCGATAGTTTATCCAAAGACGTTTTTTCCCACCTTTTTAGCAATTGGGCTGGGACTAATGAGCCTGATTTTAATTGCTCTCCTGGCCACAATCCTCTACGGTATTTTGCTGCCCCATGTAGGGTTTATTATCATGAGTAA
- the hpt gene encoding hypoxanthine phosphoribosyltransferase: MEENILKILFKEEEIQKRVKELGQQITGDYKDKDLFVIGILKGAVVFLSDLIREIKVPLQMDFMAVSSYGTSTHTSGVVRFLKDLELDIAGKDVLVVEDIVDTGLTLTYLKENLLARGPRSLKICTFLDKPSRRKIAITPDYNGYEIPDEFVVGYGLDYNEQYRHLPYIGVINPKPTYK; encoded by the coding sequence ATGGAGGAAAATATCTTGAAAATTCTCTTTAAGGAAGAGGAAATCCAAAAAAGGGTTAAGGAATTAGGACAGCAGATTACCGGTGATTATAAGGATAAAGACCTCTTTGTGATTGGTATTTTAAAAGGTGCTGTGGTTTTTTTGTCGGACCTTATCCGGGAAATTAAGGTTCCCCTGCAAATGGACTTCATGGCTGTTTCCAGCTACGGTACCTCTACCCATACTTCAGGGGTAGTGCGTTTTCTTAAGGACCTTGAACTGGATATCGCAGGCAAAGATGTACTGGTAGTTGAGGATATTGTAGATACCGGTTTAACCTTGACCTATCTCAAAGAAAACCTTTTGGCCAGGGGACCCCGCAGTCTAAAAATTTGTACTTTCCTGGACAAGCCCAGTCGCAGGAAGATCGCTATTACTCCGGATTACAACGGGTATGAAATACCGGATGAGTTTGTTGTAGGCTACGGGCTTGATTATAATGAACAATACCGTCACCTTCCCTACATTGGGGTTATAAACCCGAAGCCTACTTATAAGTAG
- a CDS encoding thiamine pyrophosphate-dependent enzyme, with the protein MVNVRNLPDQELFYGHKACQGCGAATAARLVLKITGERTFLAYPASCISTVSTIYLQMAFAVPSLTMAFPATGAVLSGMAAAVKAKKLENVTVLGIAGDGGTADIGLQALSGAVERGDKILYVCYDNEAYMNTGVQRSSLTPYGAWTTTTPIGENEDSFGKRKFKKNLFEIMMAHRIPYCATASVSYPVDFLNKIEKAKDTDGPSFIHVMAPCPTGWGFPSDRTIEIGRLAVETGLWYLAEYENNKVKMNLVPKTFKPVEEYLKKQKRFKHLTDEHIAIIEKHRDEEWATMGQRYGF; encoded by the coding sequence ATGGTAAATGTACGAAATCTGCCGGACCAGGAGCTGTTTTACGGCCATAAGGCCTGTCAGGGGTGTGGTGCGGCAACGGCAGCACGCCTGGTCTTAAAAATTACCGGAGAAAGAACCTTCCTGGCCTACCCCGCCAGTTGTATTTCCACTGTATCCACCATCTATCTCCAGATGGCCTTTGCGGTTCCTTCCTTAACTATGGCCTTTCCTGCTACTGGTGCAGTTTTGTCAGGTATGGCTGCGGCGGTGAAAGCGAAAAAACTGGAGAATGTCACAGTCCTAGGTATTGCCGGGGATGGAGGTACAGCTGATATCGGTTTACAGGCCCTGTCGGGTGCTGTGGAAAGGGGAGACAAAATCCTCTATGTGTGTTATGACAACGAGGCCTATATGAACACGGGAGTACAGCGCAGCAGTTTAACTCCCTATGGTGCCTGGACTACCACCACGCCTATTGGCGAAAATGAAGATTCCTTTGGTAAACGTAAGTTTAAGAAGAACCTTTTTGAAATTATGATGGCCCACCGGATTCCCTACTGTGCCACCGCCAGTGTGTCTTATCCCGTGGACTTTCTCAATAAAATCGAAAAAGCCAAGGATACCGACGGGCCCTCCTTTATCCATGTGATGGCTCCCTGTCCCACAGGTTGGGGTTTCCCCTCTGACAGGACTATTGAGATAGGGCGACTGGCCGTAGAAACAGGCCTCTGGTACCTGGCTGAATACGAAAACAACAAAGTAAAAATGAACCTTGTACCTAAAACCTTCAAACCTGTTGAGGAATATTTGAAAAAGCAAAAACGTTTTAAACATCTTACCGACGAGCATATAGCCATCATTGAAAAACACCGGGATGAAGAATGGGCCACCATGGGGCAAAGATATGGTTTTTGA
- the nadA gene encoding quinolinate synthase NadA produces the protein MEKKHLIEEINKLKDKRKAIILAHLYQVDEVQEIADYSGDSLELSKKAAETEAQIIVFCGVKFMAETAKILSPAKTVLLPALDAGCPMAEMVEREDVIKLKENNPHAAVVCYVNSSAEVKAVSDYCCTSANAIRLVKNIPEEEIIFIPDRNLGSYVAKHVPEKKMILWDGFCNTHHRIMEQDIEKIKELNLDVPILVHPECKPEVLAKADFVGSTSQILKYARESLSQNLVVGTEMGILYRLKKENPDKNIYLLSPKLVCSNMKKTRLEDIYNVLDTLENQIEVDAEVRRKALLALNRMLDFC, from the coding sequence ATGGAAAAGAAGCACTTAATAGAAGAGATTAACAAATTAAAGGATAAAAGAAAAGCTATCATCTTAGCCCATTTATATCAAGTCGATGAGGTGCAGGAGATTGCAGATTATTCAGGGGATTCTCTGGAGTTAAGTAAAAAGGCCGCGGAGACAGAGGCTCAAATCATTGTTTTTTGCGGTGTTAAATTTATGGCTGAAACAGCCAAAATCCTGTCTCCCGCTAAAACTGTCTTATTACCTGCTTTAGATGCCGGCTGTCCAATGGCTGAGATGGTGGAAAGAGAAGATGTTATTAAGCTGAAAGAAAATAATCCCCATGCAGCAGTGGTATGTTATGTCAATTCCTCTGCAGAGGTGAAAGCAGTAAGTGATTACTGTTGTACCTCCGCAAATGCCATTAGGCTTGTGAAAAATATACCCGAAGAGGAAATTATCTTTATTCCTGATAGAAATTTAGGCAGCTATGTAGCCAAACATGTTCCTGAAAAGAAAATGATCTTATGGGACGGATTTTGTAATACACATCACAGAATTATGGAACAAGATATTGAAAAAATAAAAGAGCTAAACCTTGATGTTCCAATATTAGTTCATCCGGAGTGCAAACCGGAGGTTCTGGCAAAAGCCGATTTTGTAGGAAGTACCTCCCAAATTCTCAAATATGCAAGAGAAAGCCTTTCACAAAACCTGGTTGTTGGTACGGAGATGGGGATATTATACAGGCTGAAAAAAGAAAATCCTGATAAAAATATCTACCTGTTATCACCAAAACTAGTTTGTTCCAATATGAAAAAGACAAGATTAGAAGACATTTATAATGTTCTGGATACGCTGGAAAATCAAATTGAAGTGGATGCTGAAGTCCGCAGAAAGGCCCTGTTAGCTTTAAATAGGATGCTGGATTTTTGCTGA
- a CDS encoding 2-oxoacid:acceptor oxidoreductase family protein, translating to MKEIRWHGRGGHGGFTAARLLGMAASVYGNYYAQAFPSFGPERRGAPVLGFTRVDNKPIHDHSKVYTCDYVVVLDESLLETIDVKEGLKKGGTLLINSILSPDKFKDSEDYNVHTIDATSLALEVLGVPVTNTAMLGALVAVADFVSLEAVLQAIERSMPKELQEKNKKVVKMAYEKLREGKIHA from the coding sequence TTGAAAGAAATCAGATGGCATGGCCGGGGAGGTCACGGCGGTTTCACAGCTGCACGTCTCCTGGGAATGGCAGCATCAGTCTATGGAAATTATTATGCTCAAGCCTTTCCTTCCTTCGGACCCGAACGTCGGGGTGCCCCGGTATTAGGATTTACCCGGGTTGATAACAAACCCATCCATGATCACAGCAAAGTTTATACTTGCGACTATGTAGTTGTGCTGGATGAGAGTTTGCTGGAGACCATAGATGTAAAAGAGGGGTTGAAAAAAGGAGGAACTTTACTAATAAACAGCATTTTGTCTCCGGACAAGTTTAAAGATTCCGAAGATTATAACGTACATACCATAGATGCAACAAGTCTTGCTTTAGAAGTTCTGGGTGTACCTGTAACTAATACTGCTATGTTGGGGGCTCTCGTGGCTGTGGCCGATTTTGTTTCTTTAGAAGCTGTATTACAGGCCATTGAGCGTTCCATGCCCAAAGAACTTCAAGAAAAGAATAAAAAGGTTGTAAAAATGGCCTACGAGAAACTGCGGGAGGGGAAAATTCATGCCTAA
- the guaA gene encoding glutamine-hydrolyzing GMP synthase has protein sequence MQDELILVLDFGGQYNQLIARRVRELNVYSEMVPYNTPLEEIKAKKPKGIIFSGGPASVYAANAPKVDKEIFELGIPILGICYGMQLIAHLLGGEVKRAEKREYGKAMVEVRQENLLFKGLAQTQQCWMSHGDFISGVPEGFVACAYTEDTPYAAFAHQEKKLYGVQFHPEVKHTHYGMEILKNFVFNICQCHGQWSMGSFIDEQVERIRRQVGDKKVLCALSGGVDSSVAAVLVHKAIGDRLTCVYVDHGFMRKGESEQVKATFSGKFHMNLVFVNARDRFLSKIAGISDPETKRKIIGNEFIRTFEDEAKKLGKMDFLVQGTLYSDVIESGTGTAATIKSHHNVGGLPEDMEFQLIEPLRLLFKDEVRKVGRELGLPEEIVTRQPFPGPGLAIRIIGEITEEKLNILREADAIVLDEIRKAGLYEFIWQSFAVLPSIKSVGVMGDERTYAYPIVLRAVTSDDAMTADWARLPYELLEKISNRIVNEVPQVNRVVYDITSKPPATIEWE, from the coding sequence ATACAAGATGAATTGATATTAGTGCTGGATTTTGGCGGTCAATACAACCAGCTCATTGCCCGCCGGGTAAGGGAATTGAATGTGTATTCGGAAATGGTACCTTACAACACTCCGCTGGAGGAAATCAAGGCCAAAAAGCCTAAAGGTATCATTTTTTCCGGTGGACCGGCCAGTGTTTATGCCGCCAATGCCCCTAAAGTGGATAAGGAAATTTTCGAGTTAGGTATACCTATTCTGGGAATATGTTACGGTATGCAGTTAATTGCTCATCTCTTGGGCGGTGAGGTCAAGCGGGCAGAGAAGAGAGAGTATGGTAAAGCCATGGTGGAAGTCAGACAAGAGAATCTTCTCTTTAAAGGTTTAGCCCAGACGCAGCAGTGCTGGATGAGCCATGGAGATTTTATTTCCGGGGTACCGGAGGGATTTGTGGCCTGTGCCTATACAGAAGACACACCCTATGCCGCCTTTGCCCACCAGGAAAAGAAATTGTACGGCGTACAGTTTCATCCGGAAGTAAAGCATACCCATTATGGCATGGAAATACTTAAAAATTTTGTTTTTAATATTTGCCAGTGTCACGGACAATGGTCCATGGGTTCGTTCATTGATGAACAGGTCGAGCGCATTCGCCGTCAAGTGGGGGATAAGAAAGTACTGTGCGCCTTAAGCGGTGGTGTCGATTCGTCGGTAGCTGCCGTGCTGGTTCACAAAGCCATTGGTGACCGGCTTACCTGTGTGTATGTAGACCACGGTTTTATGCGCAAGGGTGAATCAGAACAGGTTAAGGCTACGTTTTCCGGAAAGTTTCATATGAACTTGGTTTTCGTGAATGCCCGGGATAGGTTCCTGTCTAAAATCGCAGGCATCAGTGATCCGGAAACAAAACGCAAAATCATTGGTAATGAGTTTATTCGAACTTTTGAGGATGAAGCTAAGAAACTGGGAAAAATGGATTTCCTTGTCCAGGGTACCCTTTATTCCGATGTTATTGAAAGCGGGACAGGGACCGCCGCCACTATCAAATCCCACCACAATGTGGGGGGCCTCCCTGAGGATATGGAATTCCAATTAATAGAACCTTTACGCCTTCTCTTTAAAGATGAGGTTCGGAAAGTAGGCCGTGAACTGGGACTCCCGGAAGAAATAGTGACCCGGCAGCCTTTCCCCGGCCCGGGCCTGGCTATCCGCATTATTGGCGAAATAACTGAGGAGAAACTCAATATCCTGCGGGAAGCTGATGCCATTGTGCTGGATGAGATTAGAAAAGCCGGACTTTATGAGTTTATCTGGCAGTCTTTTGCTGTTTTGCCCAGCATTAAGAGTGTCGGAGTAATGGGAGACGAACGGACATATGCTTATCCCATTGTTTTACGGGCCGTGACCAGCGATGATGCCATGACGGCGGACTGGGCCCGGCTGCCCTACGAGCTCCTGGAGAAAATATCGAACCGAATAGTCAATGAGGTGCCCCAGGTCAACCGGGTGGTATATGATATTACCTCCAAGCCTCCGGCTACTATTGAGTGGGAATAG
- the nadB gene encoding L-aspartate oxidase has protein sequence MIKKCDVLIIGTGIAGLYAALSLDSSLDVMLLSKDKIAESNSYLAQGGIAAAIDPEDKPAYHLHDTLVAGAGLCNVEALQILVKEAQENIKILHRMGVLFDQENGRLSLTREGGHSRARILHIAGDATGRGIIEGLMRNVKMKNNIEISENSFCLDLLVKNNRCFGAVALEGKEINYYCAKAVILAAGGIGMVYGVTTNALTATGDALAMAYRAGAEIKDMEFIQFHPTVFYNEDHNKRFLISEAVRGEGAVLRNRFGERFMYQYDDRLELAPRDIVARAIVKEMEKTQANFVFLDLTHLNREYIPRRFPNITRKCKEEGIDITAQMIPVSPAQHYCMGGIKTDLYARTNIAGLYACGEAACTGVHGANRLASNSLLEAVVFARRAAYLIQVSIKKMEPVSLDIDNENTLEISYPNSCDVLNEREKIQKTMREYAGVIRNEMGLAKCYKILNEIGESLEKKKSTNKEYMECFNMLTTAKIITEHAVKRKESIGAHYLI, from the coding sequence TTGATTAAAAAATGTGATGTACTCATAATCGGGACAGGAATTGCCGGCCTTTATGCGGCTTTATCATTAGATTCATCCTTAGATGTTATGCTCTTAAGTAAAGATAAGATTGCTGAGTCCAATTCCTATCTGGCTCAGGGCGGAATTGCTGCCGCCATTGATCCGGAAGATAAACCAGCTTATCACTTGCATGATACATTAGTTGCCGGAGCTGGTCTATGTAACGTAGAAGCTTTGCAAATACTGGTTAAGGAAGCGCAGGAAAATATAAAAATTTTACATAGAATGGGTGTGCTTTTTGACCAGGAAAACGGCAGACTTTCTCTAACCAGGGAAGGGGGCCACAGCAGAGCAAGAATACTTCATATTGCAGGAGATGCAACAGGCAGAGGTATTATAGAAGGATTAATGCGAAACGTAAAAATGAAGAACAATATAGAAATCAGCGAAAACAGCTTTTGTCTAGATTTACTGGTAAAGAACAATCGTTGTTTTGGTGCTGTTGCCTTAGAGGGGAAGGAAATAAATTATTACTGCGCCAAAGCTGTGATCTTGGCCGCAGGTGGTATTGGTATGGTTTATGGTGTTACTACCAATGCTCTTACGGCTACCGGTGATGCCCTTGCCATGGCTTATCGTGCAGGGGCGGAAATTAAAGATATGGAATTCATTCAATTTCATCCTACAGTTTTCTATAATGAGGACCACAATAAGAGGTTTTTAATATCGGAAGCTGTAAGAGGAGAAGGGGCTGTTCTAAGAAATCGATTTGGGGAAAGATTTATGTATCAATATGATGACAGGCTGGAATTAGCGCCAAGGGATATTGTGGCAAGGGCCATTGTAAAAGAAATGGAAAAAACACAAGCAAACTTTGTATTTCTTGATTTAACCCATTTAAATAGAGAATATATTCCCAGGCGTTTTCCTAATATAACCAGGAAATGCAAGGAGGAAGGTATTGATATAACCGCACAGATGATCCCGGTCTCGCCTGCCCAGCATTATTGTATGGGTGGGATAAAAACTGATTTATATGCCAGAACCAATATTGCCGGACTATATGCCTGTGGTGAAGCGGCATGCACTGGTGTTCATGGAGCAAACCGGCTTGCCTCCAATTCATTATTGGAAGCTGTAGTTTTTGCACGCAGAGCAGCCTATCTGATTCAGGTTTCTATAAAAAAGATGGAGCCTGTTTCTCTGGATATAGATAATGAGAATACATTGGAGATATCATACCCAAACAGCTGTGACGTTTTAAACGAAAGAGAAAAAATTCAGAAAACGATGAGAGAATATGCAGGTGTTATTAGAAACGAGATGGGTTTGGCAAAATGTTATAAAATCTTAAATGAAATAGGGGAATCTTTAGAGAAAAAGAAAAGTACAAACAAAGAGTATATGGAATGCTTTAATATGCTGACTACAGCAAAGATCATTACAGAACATGCAGTGAAAAGGAAAGAAAGTATAGGAGCCCATTATCTAATATAG
- the nadC gene encoding carboxylating nicotinate-nucleotide diphosphorylase: MNWFLIDEKIKEWLQEDMNNGDVTTDSLVDEESLCAGNFIAKEEGIIAGLEVMKRVFELLDDHISINLHVKDGERVKRGEVIASIKGKTKSILKGERLALNLLQRLSGIATETAQYVDLIRDLNVRLVDTRKTTPGLRIIEKYAVKIGGGYNHRFNLSEAVLIKDNHIAATGSIKNAIEKAKENIPHTMKIEIEVETLGQMEEAIAAGADIVLLDNMDIAMLKEAVSRNKGRVILEASGNITRTNIREIAKTGVDIISVGAITHSVKAMDISLKFTY, encoded by the coding sequence ATGAATTGGTTTCTAATAGATGAAAAAATAAAAGAATGGCTTCAAGAGGATATGAATAATGGAGATGTTACAACGGATTCGCTTGTCGATGAGGAGTCCCTCTGTGCAGGAAATTTTATAGCCAAAGAAGAGGGAATAATAGCCGGATTAGAGGTTATGAAAAGGGTTTTTGAACTGTTAGATGATCATATATCGATCAATCTTCACGTAAAAGATGGAGAGAGAGTAAAAAGAGGAGAGGTTATCGCCAGTATTAAGGGGAAAACAAAAAGCATCTTAAAAGGCGAAAGGCTTGCCTTAAACCTGTTGCAAAGATTGTCAGGCATAGCTACTGAAACGGCTCAATATGTCGACCTGATTCGTGATTTAAATGTGCGGCTGGTAGATACCAGAAAAACTACTCCAGGTTTGAGAATTATTGAAAAATATGCTGTAAAAATCGGAGGAGGATATAACCATCGTTTTAATTTATCAGAAGCTGTTTTGATTAAAGATAATCACATAGCAGCCACTGGCAGTATTAAAAATGCCATTGAGAAGGCAAAAGAGAACATACCCCATACTATGAAAATAGAGATTGAAGTAGAGACCCTGGGACAAATGGAAGAAGCAATAGCTGCAGGGGCTGACATTGTCTTACTTGATAATATGGATATTGCTATGCTGAAAGAGGCAGTTTCCAGAAATAAAGGGAGAGTAATCCTGGAAGCATCCGGAAATATTACCCGTACGAATATAAGGGAGATAGCAAAAACAGGTGTTGATATTATATCAGTGGGAGCAATAACCCATTCGGTTAAAGCCATGGATATTAGCCTGAAATTTACTTATTAG
- the porA gene encoding pyruvate ferredoxin oxidoreductase: MVKSTGLKRRDFISANDAVAYGVKLCRPEVIAAYPITPQTTVVEKLSEFIENKEMACEYLNVESEHSVMSAVMGASLMGCRTFTATSSQGLLYMCEMLHYVSGSRFPIVMMNANRTVAAPWNIFGDHRDSLAMRDSGWMQVYVENGQEALDTIIQAYKLAENPKVLTPVMVCLDGFVLTHTYELVDIPDQSAVDAFLPPFVTENKLDLAKPKSLCITAPPEWQTEFRYQQYEAMKEAKKLIPGIDKEFAAHFGRSHGGLIEEYRCEDAEYVLMAMGSVVGTSRLVVDKLREEGLKVGLVKVRFYRPFPKEELASIGSKVKAVGVIDRDISFGYEGALYADVKAALYNSQGTCPRTINFIAGLSGRDITKENLEMMYRKLIKAAQGQAEEEIQFVGLRWEQW, from the coding sequence ATGGTTAAGAGTACAGGATTAAAAAGACGTGACTTTATCTCAGCCAATGATGCCGTGGCTTATGGTGTTAAGCTCTGCCGGCCGGAAGTCATTGCTGCTTATCCGATTACACCCCAGACTACAGTAGTGGAGAAGCTGTCCGAATTTATTGAGAACAAAGAAATGGCATGTGAATATCTCAATGTGGAAAGCGAACATAGTGTAATGAGTGCTGTAATGGGGGCTTCTCTCATGGGATGCAGGACTTTTACCGCCACTTCTTCTCAGGGCCTTCTCTATATGTGCGAGATGCTCCATTATGTCAGCGGGAGCCGCTTTCCTATTGTGATGATGAATGCCAACCGTACCGTGGCTGCTCCCTGGAACATTTTTGGTGACCATCGTGATTCCCTGGCTATGCGGGATTCAGGCTGGATGCAGGTTTATGTGGAAAACGGGCAGGAGGCTCTCGATACAATTATCCAGGCCTACAAGCTAGCCGAAAACCCCAAGGTCTTAACACCTGTTATGGTCTGCCTGGACGGATTTGTTCTTACCCATACATATGAACTTGTAGATATTCCGGACCAGTCCGCAGTAGATGCCTTTCTGCCGCCTTTCGTGACGGAAAATAAACTGGACCTGGCTAAGCCTAAAAGCTTATGTATCACAGCCCCTCCCGAATGGCAGACGGAGTTTAGATATCAGCAGTACGAAGCTATGAAAGAAGCCAAAAAGCTTATACCCGGGATTGATAAGGAATTCGCTGCCCATTTCGGCCGTTCCCACGGAGGCCTGATTGAAGAATACCGCTGTGAGGATGCTGAATATGTCCTGATGGCCATGGGCAGCGTAGTAGGAACTTCCAGGCTGGTGGTTGATAAGCTGAGAGAAGAGGGCTTGAAAGTGGGCCTGGTGAAAGTTCGCTTCTATCGTCCCTTTCCCAAGGAAGAGCTGGCCAGTATTGGAAGTAAGGTAAAAGCTGTGGGAGTTATTGATCGGGACATTTCTTTTGGTTATGAAGGGGCCCTCTATGCCGATGTCAAGGCTGCCTTATACAATTCTCAAGGAACTTGCCCCCGGACCATCAACTTTATTGCAGGTTTGTCTGGCCGGGATATCACCAAGGAAAACCTGGAAATGATGTACCGGAAACTGATCAAGGCAGCTCAGGGACAGGCCGAAGAGGAAATACAATTTGTAGGATTGAGGTGGGAGCAATGGTAA
- a CDS encoding 4Fe-4S binding protein, protein MPKPQITSFAFPSRKEGMPLGPSAVAGVLVEANAGWRTFRPVINGEKCTRCQRCWLLCPDGVIERGEPYFQIDYNFCKGCGLCAYECPVKAITMVKEGDSNG, encoded by the coding sequence ATGCCTAAACCACAAATTACAAGCTTTGCTTTTCCCTCAAGGAAAGAGGGAATGCCCCTGGGGCCCAGTGCCGTGGCCGGAGTTTTGGTAGAAGCCAATGCCGGCTGGCGTACTTTTAGGCCGGTGATTAATGGAGAAAAGTGCACCAGGTGTCAGCGTTGCTGGCTCCTCTGTCCGGACGGGGTCATTGAACGGGGGGAACCCTATTTCCAGATTGATTACAATTTCTGCAAAGGGTGCGGGCTTTGTGCTTACGAATGTCCGGTAAAAGCCATAACCATGGTCAAAGAAGGTGATAGCAATGGTTAA